Proteins from one Mobula birostris isolate sMobBir1 chromosome 10, sMobBir1.hap1, whole genome shotgun sequence genomic window:
- the LOC140204103 gene encoding interferon-gamma-inducible GTPase 10-like, with amino-acid sequence MPALSKYFSDQEVRNLQSMYSKGDVVTVILELKRKAEDLAGVKINVAVLGDVGSGKSTFINAMRDVRSDDPGAASTGNGEASKEPTAYHLPSLPDIQLWDLPGLNAFGFELKRYLKQVNFESYDFYIIVSQARFRECDGELSKRIQAQQKEFYYIRSKIDNDAYSMQMQRIDFSQGKMQIIQDCHKNFKSVGVKPPAIFLISSFDVKEYDFPKLKSTLATDLQSIRLKVFQILSEKMMWEIQLCSSHRRKVWLWSIISGVLGLVPARGLPLLTAIGSTVAGWIHIRRQLSIREQELQRLSNKVDKPLSVLLNGRQPRSCFSAIVRTLLGAVTVGCTTDWFTHNISPRARFAVGAVSSFAFTFYFLNSSLYHCLQGEQILTKMALQ; translated from the coding sequence ATGCCTGCCCTGTCCAAGTACTTCAGTGATCAGGAGGTGAGAAACCTACAGTCCATGTACAGTAAAGGTGATGTGGTAACGGTGATCCTTGAACTGAAGCGGAAGGCAGAGGATTTAGCCGGTGTGAAGATCAACGTTGCCGTGCTGGGTGATGTGGGCTCCGGGAAATCCACCTTCATCAACGCCATGAGGGATGTTCGGAGTGACGATCCCGGAGCTGCTTCAACTGGGAATGGTGAAGCCAGCAAGGAGCCAACTGCTTATCACCTTCCATCCCTGCCAGATATTCAACTCTGGGATCTCCCAGGATTAAACGCCTTTGGCTTTGAACTGAAGCGTTACCTGAAACAAGTGAATTTTGAAAGCTATGACTTCTACATCATTGTGTCTCAGGCGCGATTCAGAGAGTGTGATGGGGAGCTCTCCAAAAGGATTCAAGCACAGCAGAAAGAGTTCTACTACATTCGGTCCAAAATTGACAATGACGCCTATTCCATGCAGATGCAACGCATTGACTTCAGCCAAGGGAAGATGCAAATCATTCAGGACTGTCATAAAAACTTTAAAAGTGTTGGAGTCAAACCACCAGCCATTTTCCTGATCTCCAGTTTCGATGTGAAAGAATATGATTTTCCAAAATTAAAGTCTACCCTTGCCACTGATCTCCAGAGCATAAGATTAAAAGTCTTCCAGATCTTGAGTGAAAAGATGATGTGGGAAATCCAACTTTGTTCAAGCCACAGGAGGAAGGTCTGGTTGTGGTCCATCATTTCTGGAGTGCTTGGCTTAGTTCCTGCCCGAGGCTTGCCCCTCCTCACTGCTATTGGCTCCACTGTTGCCGGGTGGATTCATATCCGGCGACAGCTTAGCATCCGTGAACAGGAGCTGCAAAGGTTGTCCAACAAAGTTGACAAACCCCTCTCAGTACTCCTTAATGGAAGGCAGCCCCGCAGCTGTTTTTCAGCAATTGTTAGGACACTACTGGGGGCTGTCACTGTGGGTTGCACTACAGATTGGTTCACACACAATATCTCCCCTCGGGCACGCTTTGCCGTTGGGGCAGtgtcctcttttgcttttactttctaCTTTCTAAACAGCTCACTGTATCACTGCTTGCAAGGTGAACAAATTCTCACCAAGATGGCACTTCAGTGA